From the Psychrobacter sp. P11F6 genome, the window AAGACAGCTTATATTATAGTCATGTATTCAGTTGCGCTGAGAAGTTGCAGTATAAGTATGCTTAGAATTAGCGCCTAACAGCAATCCAGCGCATAGACCACCGAAGTGCGCCGCAAACGAGATACCTTGTTGCGGCATTAATCCTTGCTTGATGGTCAACCAATAGCCAGTACCCATGACAATACAGGCAATCAAATAACCCCAACGCCGCGCAAATACAGCACCACCTATCATATAGCCGAGCATCGCGAAGCATAGCCCTGATGCGCCAACATGAATTGACAATGGCGAGCCAATGATCCAAGTGACCAATCCAGACGCGATAATGAGCTTAATCACTGTTCGATAAGCATTCTTCTCAAACAATCCAAACAAAAATAAAATTTGTAACAACGTCAAAGTGTTACCAAGCAAATGTGAAAAATTGCCATGCATCGTCCATGACGCAAATACCCCAATCATACTGCCCACATCTAAGGCACGAGGCACAATCCCAAAGATATTCCACATGCCGAATAATGCCACTTCATTTAAAAAAAACATGCCCCACATCGGTATTAATACAAAAGCATATAAGCCTATAACCTGCTTTATTCGTATCATAATCAAGCTAAGCAGTTGCTGCCAATTCATATAATGCCCTATTCTTTTAATTCATGTTTTAATCTATGTTTTTAGCGATATTTTAATGACTCAGCGTAGCAGTGGAGCGTGTTACAGGTGTAAAATCTAACAATGCAGCCTCTTTGTCAGTCATCAAATAACTGTCACTATGTAATAACGACGTCGAGTGATAAGGCACTAAAGCGGTGGGTACGAAGCGACGAGCGGCATCGATATGTTTGATAGAATCATCAAAAAAGATATGAGGTGCAAATGTTCTAAGCACAGCTGTTTTTTCTAAACCTCCTAAGAAAAACGCCATATCAACATTGACGCCCCACTCTCGCAATGTCTTAATCGCACGCAGATCAGCGGGTGCGTTGCGAGCTGTCACCAATGCAATCTTTATTGGAGAATACTTGAGACCAGCGGGTAGACGTTCCTGTAAATTTGATAGTTTAATCAACAATTCAGCATAAGGGCCTTTTTCAATGGGTAAATCACGCATCTGTATTTCGCGATCGTGAAAAGCACGCAGTCCCTTTTGCTTGTACAGCAGTTCACCTGAATCATCAAACAGTACCGCATCACCATCAAAAGCAATACGTAGCTGATCAGTATCTAACTCATAGGTATTGACAGGGGTTGCATCGAGTATCGCACAAGCGCAGATATTGGCATCAGCCACTTGCTGGGCATCTTCGCGATTGGTAGTCAAAAATAGATCGACGTTGAAGTCTTTAATATAAGGAGCAACAGGACTGCCTGAAATAAATGCCGAGCGCGAGATAGTCAGCTCATGTTCAAGAATTGCATTGAGGACTTGAATGCCCGTATCTGGACTACTCTTTGAAACAATGACCACTTCCACCAAAGGTGTCTCAATCTCTAAATCTTGCATACCATCATTGCAATAATTATTCAGATTTAATAGAGCTTTAATTAATGGATAACCAGCACCAAGACTCAGAGCATCGTTTTCACGCTTGGTCATATAATCTCGAAACTCTTTTATGGCGCTTACAGGTCTCTGCTCTAGCAGCTCTAGCAAATAATTTTCTGATTCTGTTAAATCAAAAAGTGCCGTTGCAGAAATCGCGACGATGAGCGTATTACTAAAATCGACTGCCATGATTTTCTCTACTTATAAAATTATCTATTCGGAAATGCCAACCAGTTTACTACATTCACAAGCCCTTAGAATGATAAGAAAAGTTATCCACGTATAATGTCATTTAGTATAAAAACCACCTTCTAAGTAATCTAAATGACCGCTCAAAAAATGTCTCATAATGTGACTTTATGTGGAATAATTTAACCATAGAATTATTACGCCGACTTTTTCTTTTATCATAAAAAAACCATATTGCTATGAAAACAATATGGCCCTATTAATGAACAATACAGATGAACAGTGTAGATGAATGACGCAGCTATGATTTTCTAAGCTTACTTTTATCAATAGCGCTTACGTTAGCAGCACTAAAGATATCGCTGGAAAGGCGACCAAAATAACCAGTCGAATCAGATCAGAGACAATAAATGGTGCGACCCCGCGGAACATATCAGACAGCTTAATATGCGGTGCCATTGCCTTAATCACAAAGATATTCATCCCCATCGGCGGCGTAATCAGTCCAAGCTCTACTGTCAATACAGCGATGATACCAAACCATACGGGATCAAACCCTAACGCCACAATGATTGGATATACCACTGGAATGGTAATGACCAGCATCGCCAAAGCATCCATGAACAACCCTAATAGGAAGTACATGATTAAGATACAGATCAGTACAATCATCGGGCTAACTGCTAATGTACCAATCCAAGTCGCTAGCGTATAAGACAAGCGTGAAACGGAGATAAAGTAACCCAAGGCTTCTGCACCCAGCAGCATAAAGAACACCACCGCTGATAATGCAAGCGTTTCAATCAAAGATTGCTTTAGACCTTTTATACGCATGCCTTTGGCAAAAGCATAAGCCCAAGAAAAAAACGCACCGACTGCCGCTCCTTCTGTCGGAGTAAATAACCCAAAGAAAATACCAGCGATAATCACAATGAAAATAAAGCTAAATGGTATAAGTCCCGTCAATGACAGCAGCTTGGCTTTCCAAGAAGTAGGCTCACCGCGACGCGCTAAATGGGGCTTCCAGCGTACCATAATCATAACAGTGATTGAATACATCACCATGCCCAAAATCCCAGGCAAGAAACCAGCGATGAACATGTCACCGACTGACTGCTGGGTTAAGATGGCATAAACCAGTAGCGCAATGCTAGGCGGAATCATAATACCTAACGTGCCACCCGCTGCTAAAATACCACAGGCAAAACCTGGTTGATAACCATATTTCTCCATTTGTGGCAGCGCAACCTTGGTCATAGTGGACGCTGTGGCTAGGGATGAGCCTGAGATAGAAGCAAAAATACCAGACGATCCTATGCCAGCGATACCCAAACTGCCCCTCACTCCCCCAAAAATAGTTCGGGTAGCTTCAAACAATTTCCCTGCCATCCCTGAATGAGTGGCAAAAACTCCCATTAAAATAAATAAAGGAATCGCACTAAAGTCATACTTTGCCAAGACATCGACTGGAATGTCTTTGAGCATTTGCAGTGCACCACTGGGCGCCGTCACTGCGCCAAAGCCAACCAATCCAACACCTAACATGGCAAGCGCCACTGGAACTCGCAGGACAACAAGCAGGATCATGACGATTAAGCCGATAGCTCCAATAATTTCTGGACTCATGCGCCTGTCTCCTCGGCGTCAAAGAACTCGCCCGTTTTAAAGATATTGATGGATTCGATTAATGAGCGAATGGCGAGTAAGAGACTTAAAAATGCACTAAATGCATAGATGGGCATCATTGACAATCTAAGATCTTGAGTGACTTTGCCGTATTCTATGGCATCAACAGCACTCTCATAAAGCCCCC encodes:
- a CDS encoding rhomboid family intramembrane serine protease, which encodes MNWQQLLSLIMIRIKQVIGLYAFVLIPMWGMFFLNEVALFGMWNIFGIVPRALDVGSMIGVFASWTMHGNFSHLLGNTLTLLQILFLFGLFEKNAYRTVIKLIIASGLVTWIIGSPLSIHVGASGLCFAMLGYMIGGAVFARRWGYLIACIVMGTGYWLTIKQGLMPQQGISFAAHFGGLCAGLLLGANSKHTYTATSQRN
- a CDS encoding 5'-nucleotidase, giving the protein MAVDFSNTLIVAISATALFDLTESENYLLELLEQRPVSAIKEFRDYMTKRENDALSLGAGYPLIKALLNLNNYCNDGMQDLEIETPLVEVVIVSKSSPDTGIQVLNAILEHELTISRSAFISGSPVAPYIKDFNVDLFLTTNREDAQQVADANICACAILDATPVNTYELDTDQLRIAFDGDAVLFDDSGELLYKQKGLRAFHDREIQMRDLPIEKGPYAELLIKLSNLQERLPAGLKYSPIKIALVTARNAPADLRAIKTLREWGVNVDMAFFLGGLEKTAVLRTFAPHIFFDDSIKHIDAARRFVPTALVPYHSTSLLHSDSYLMTDKEAALLDFTPVTRSTATLSH
- a CDS encoding TRAP transporter large permease; its protein translation is MSPEIIGAIGLIVMILLVVLRVPVALAMLGVGLVGFGAVTAPSGALQMLKDIPVDVLAKYDFSAIPLFILMGVFATHSGMAGKLFEATRTIFGGVRGSLGIAGIGSSGIFASISGSSLATASTMTKVALPQMEKYGYQPGFACGILAAGGTLGIMIPPSIALLVYAILTQQSVGDMFIAGFLPGILGMVMYSITVMIMVRWKPHLARRGEPTSWKAKLLSLTGLIPFSFIFIVIIAGIFFGLFTPTEGAAVGAFFSWAYAFAKGMRIKGLKQSLIETLALSAVVFFMLLGAEALGYFISVSRLSYTLATWIGTLAVSPMIVLICILIMYFLLGLFMDALAMLVITIPVVYPIIVALGFDPVWFGIIAVLTVELGLITPPMGMNIFVIKAMAPHIKLSDMFRGVAPFIVSDLIRLVILVAFPAISLVLLT